A window of the Thunnus albacares chromosome 15, fThuAlb1.1, whole genome shotgun sequence genome harbors these coding sequences:
- the LOC122998518 gene encoding homeodomain-interacting protein kinase 2-like, with protein MAEKILTTISSITRNKDPFELPGKYKFLRVLGQGGFGLVLKCLKKDTKDIVAVKLPKHDHNNSDIREFSMLQNLMHHNLDKCNIVKFYDWFEVKNGKALVFESLDISLDEYIHYNHPLCLSKIRLIIQQLATAFDALKTIRVIHTDVKPDNIMVVNRWTNPIRVKLIDFGLAIPATQTRTGMRLQTVFFRAPEIILGLPFSEAIDMWSLGGVLAAMILGYILFPGKDEYEALRFMTQLLGQPADDLLRKGRKTDFFFNKTDTNGWRLMTPEEYWGKDSQSYVDRRMYKYASLDYLKQIRREDKLDEAAEREKCIELLKGMLKIDEAERITPSEVLTHPFIAQGCNNSCNEAPEAAAAQPSQTQTQTESEVPTEWTTADESNEAPEAAAAQPSQTQTQTQTQTQTQTESEVPTERTTADESTRGALSLTSTQRPLSQESAISEALSSTSEHPVCVPPAPSLMDEATSIHPDHHSRSPKISRTVVIMVRPATAENTVTLESEESDTSSQSWMSESSLEVSDSDSEMSWTSEDSTSSDDSGTTEEEDKKMKKKKKKNCFRRFFSWMKKNFCCCCTGVQEDD; from the exons atggcagaaaaaataTTGACGACAATCTCATCCATTACCCGTAATAAGGACCCCTTCGAACTCCCCGGAAAATATAAGTTCCTGAGGGTTCTGGGACAAGGCGGCTTTGGACTGGTGCTGAAATGTCTTAAGAAAGACACGAAAGACATTGTGGCTGTTAAGCTCCCCAAACACGACCACAACAATTCTGACATCAGGGAG TTTTCTATGCTACAGAACCTGATGCACCACAACTTGGACAAATGCAACATTGTCAAGTTTTATGATTGGTTTGAGGTGAAGAATGGAAAGGCGCTGGTCTTCGAGTCGTTGGACATCAGCTTAGACGAGTACATTCACTATAATCACCCATTATGTCTGAGTAAAATCAGACTCATCATCCAACAG TTGGCCACAGCATTCGATGCACTCAAGACAATCAGAGTGATCCATACCGATGTCAAACCAGACAACATTATGGTGGTGAATCGCTGGACAAATCCCATCAGAGTCAAGCTGATAGACTTCGGCTTGGCCATCCCTGCAACTCAAACCAGGACGGGCATGAGATTGCAGACAGTTTTCTTCAG GGCTCCGGAAATCATTTTGGGCCTTCCGTTTTCGGAGGCCATCGATATGTGGTCCCTGGGAGGTGTGCTGGCTGCCATGATCCTCGGCTATATACTGTTTCCTGGAAAAGatgaatatgaagca CTGCGATTCATGACTCAACTCCTGGGTCAGCCGGCGGACGATCTTCTGAGGAAGGGAAggaaaactgacttttttttcaataagACTGACACCAACGGCTGGAGGCTAATG ACACCTGAGGAGTACTGGGGGAAGGATTCTCAGTCTTACGTAGACCGCAGGATGTACAAATATGCCTCTCTGGATTACCTGAAACAG ATTCGTCGGGAGGATAAATTGGATGAAGCTGCGGAACGGGAGAAATGCATTGAGCTTTTGAAGGGCATGCTCAAAATAGATGAGGCTGAGAGGATTACCCCCAGTGAAGTCCTCACCCATCCCTTCATTGCACAGGGCTGCAACAACTCTtg CAATGAAGCTCCAGAGGCAGCAGCTGCTCAACCCAGCCAGACCCAGACCCAGACCGAGTCCGAAGTGCCAACAGAGTGGACCACAGCAGATGAGAG CAATGAAGCTCCAGAGGCAGCAGCTGCTCAACCCAGCCAGACCCAGACCCAGACCCAGACCCAGACCCAGACCCAGACCGAGTCCGAAGTGCCAACAGAGAGGACCACAGCAGATGAGAG CACACGTGGAGCCCTCAGTTTAACTTCCACGCAGCGGCCGTTGAGTCAGGAGAGCGCAATCAG TGAGGCGCTATCTTCAACCAGTGAGCACCCTGTTTGCGTCCCTCCTGCCCCATCTCTGATGGATGAAGCCACCAGCATCCACCCAGACCACCACAGTCGCTCTCCAAAAATTTCACGGACGGTTGTCATTATGGTTCGTCCCGCCACAGCTGAGAACACCGTGACACTGGAGAGTGAGGAGAGTGACACCAG ttcGCAGTCTTGGATGTCAGAGTCTTCACTGGAagtcagtgacagtgacagtgagatGTCTTGGACATCTGAGGACTCCACCTCATCTG ATGACTCCGGGaccacagaggaggaagacaaaaagatgaagaagaagaagaagaagaactgctTCCGGCGCTTCTTCTCCTGGATGAAGAAAaacttttgctgctgctgcaccggTGTCCAAGAAGACGACTAA
- the LOC122998635 gene encoding homeodomain-interacting protein kinase 1-like isoform X3, producing the protein MAERILTTISSITRNKDPFELPGKYKFLRVLGQGGFGLVLKCLKKDTKDIVAVKLPKHDHNDSDIREFSMLQNLMHHNLDKCNIVKFYDWFEVRNGKALVFESLDISLDEYIHYNHPLCLSKIRLITQQLATAFDALKTIRVIHTDVKPDNIMVVNRWTNPIRVKLIDFGLAIPATQTRTGMRLQTVFFRAPEIILGLPFSEAIDMWSLGGVLAAMILGYILFPGKDEYEALRFMTQLLGQPADDLLRKGRKTDFFFNKTDTNGWRLMTPEEYWGKDSQSYVDRRMYKYASLDYLKQIRREDKLDEAVEREKCIELLKGMLKIDEAERITPSEVLTHPFIAQGCNNSCNEAPEAAAAQPSQTQTQTQTESEVPTEWTTADESNEAPEAAAAQPSQTQTQTQTQTESEVPTERTTADESTRGALSLTSTQRPLSQESAISEVLSSASEHPVCVPPAPSLMDEATSIHPDHHSRSPKISRTVVIMVRPATAENTVTLESEESDTSLGCQSLHWKSVTVTVRCLGHLRTPPHLMTPGPQRRKTKR; encoded by the exons atggcagaaagaaTATTGACGACAATCTCATCCATTACCCGTAATAAGGACCCCTTCGAACTCCCCGGAAAATATAAGTTCCTGAGGGTTCTGGGACAAGGCGGCTTTGGACTGGTGCTGAAATGTCTTAAGAAAGACACGAAAGACATTGTGGCTGTTAAGCTCCCCAAACACGACCACAACGATTCTGACATCAGGGAG TTTTCTATGCTGCAGAACCTGATGCACCACAACTTGGACAAATGCAACATTGTCAAGTTTTATGATTGGTTTGAGGTGAGAAATGGAAAGGCGCTGGTCTTCGAGTCGTTGGACATCAGCTTAGACGAGTACATTCACTATAATCACCCATTATGTCTGAGTAAAATCAGACTCATCACCCAACAG TTGGCCACAGCATTCGATGCACTCAAGACAATCAGAGTGATCCATACCGATGTCAAACCAGACAATATTATGGTGGTGAATCGCTGGACAAATCCCATCAGAGTCAAGCTGATAGACTTCGGCTTGGCCATCCCTGCAACTCAAACCAGGACGGGCATGAGATTGCAGACAGTTTTCTTCAG GGCTCCGGAAATCATTTTGGGCCTTCCGTTTTCGGAGGCCATCGATATGTGGTCCCTGGGAGGTGTGCTGGCTGCCATGATCCTGGGCTATATACTGTTTCCTGGAAAAGatgaatatgaagca CTGCGATTCATGACTCAACTCCTGGGTCAGCCGGCGGACGATCTTCTGAGGAAGGGAAggaaaacagacttttttttcaataagACTGACACCAACGGCTGGAGGCTAATG ACACCTGAGGAGTACTGGGGGAAGGATTCTCAGTCTTACGTAGACCGCAGGATGTACAAATATGCCTCTCTGGATTACCTGAAACAG ATTCGTCGGGAGGATAAATTGGATGAAGCTGTGGAACGGGAGAAATGCATTGAGCTTTTGAAGGGCATGCTCAAAATAGATGAGGCTGAGAGGATTACCCCCAGTGAAGTCCTCACGCATCCCTTCATTGCACAGGGCTGCAACAACTCTtg CAATGAAGCTCCAGAGGCAGCAGCTGCTCAACCCAGCCAGACCCAGACCCAGACCCAGACCGAGTCCGAAGTGCCAACAGAGTGGACCACAGCAGATGAGAG CAATGAAGCTCCAGAGGCAGCAGCTGCTCAACCCAGCCAGACCCAGACCCAGACCCAGACCCAGACCGAGTCCGAAGTGCCAACAGAGAGGACCACAGCAGATGAGAG CACACGTGGAGCCCTCAGTTTAACTTCCACGCAGCGGCCGTTGAGTCAGGAGAGCGCAATCAG TGAGGTGCTATCTTCAGCCAGTGAGCACCCTGTTTGCGTCCCTCCTGCCCCATCTCTGATGGATGAAGCCACCAGCATCCACCCAGACCACCACAGTCGCTCTCCAAAAATTTCACGGACGGTTGTAATTATGGTTCGTCCCGCCACAGCTGAGAACACCGTGACACTGGAGAGTGAGGAGAGTGACACCAG TCTTGGATGTCAGAGTCTTCACTGGAagtcagtgacagtgacagtgagatGTCTTGGACATCTGAGGACTCCACCTCATCTG ATGACTCCGGGaccacagaggaggaagacaaaaagatga
- the LOC122998635 gene encoding homeodomain-interacting protein kinase 1-like isoform X1, whose protein sequence is MAERILTTISSITRNKDPFELPGKYKFLRVLGQGGFGLVLKCLKKDTKDIVAVKLPKHDHNDSDIREFSMLQNLMHHNLDKCNIVKFYDWFEVRNGKALVFESLDISLDEYIHYNHPLCLSKIRLITQQLATAFDALKTIRVIHTDVKPDNIMVVNRWTNPIRVKLIDFGLAIPATQTRTGMRLQTVFFRAPEIILGLPFSEAIDMWSLGGVLAAMILGYILFPGKDEYEALRFMTQLLGQPADDLLRKGRKTDFFFNKTDTNGWRLMTPEEYWGKDSQSYVDRRMYKYASLDYLKQIRREDKLDEAVEREKCIELLKGMLKIDEAERITPSEVLTHPFIAQGCNNSCNEAPEAAAAQPSQTQTQTQTESEVPTEWTTADESNEAPEAAAAQPSQTQTQTQTQTESEVPTERTTADESTRGALSLTSTQRPLSQESAISEVLSSASEHPVCVPPAPSLMDEATSIHPDHHSRSPKISRTVVIMVRPATAENTVTLESEESDTSSQSWMSESSLEVSDSDSEMSWTSEDSTSSDDSGTTEEEDKKMKKKKKKNCFRRFFSWMKKNFCCCCTGVQEDD, encoded by the exons atggcagaaagaaTATTGACGACAATCTCATCCATTACCCGTAATAAGGACCCCTTCGAACTCCCCGGAAAATATAAGTTCCTGAGGGTTCTGGGACAAGGCGGCTTTGGACTGGTGCTGAAATGTCTTAAGAAAGACACGAAAGACATTGTGGCTGTTAAGCTCCCCAAACACGACCACAACGATTCTGACATCAGGGAG TTTTCTATGCTGCAGAACCTGATGCACCACAACTTGGACAAATGCAACATTGTCAAGTTTTATGATTGGTTTGAGGTGAGAAATGGAAAGGCGCTGGTCTTCGAGTCGTTGGACATCAGCTTAGACGAGTACATTCACTATAATCACCCATTATGTCTGAGTAAAATCAGACTCATCACCCAACAG TTGGCCACAGCATTCGATGCACTCAAGACAATCAGAGTGATCCATACCGATGTCAAACCAGACAATATTATGGTGGTGAATCGCTGGACAAATCCCATCAGAGTCAAGCTGATAGACTTCGGCTTGGCCATCCCTGCAACTCAAACCAGGACGGGCATGAGATTGCAGACAGTTTTCTTCAG GGCTCCGGAAATCATTTTGGGCCTTCCGTTTTCGGAGGCCATCGATATGTGGTCCCTGGGAGGTGTGCTGGCTGCCATGATCCTGGGCTATATACTGTTTCCTGGAAAAGatgaatatgaagca CTGCGATTCATGACTCAACTCCTGGGTCAGCCGGCGGACGATCTTCTGAGGAAGGGAAggaaaacagacttttttttcaataagACTGACACCAACGGCTGGAGGCTAATG ACACCTGAGGAGTACTGGGGGAAGGATTCTCAGTCTTACGTAGACCGCAGGATGTACAAATATGCCTCTCTGGATTACCTGAAACAG ATTCGTCGGGAGGATAAATTGGATGAAGCTGTGGAACGGGAGAAATGCATTGAGCTTTTGAAGGGCATGCTCAAAATAGATGAGGCTGAGAGGATTACCCCCAGTGAAGTCCTCACGCATCCCTTCATTGCACAGGGCTGCAACAACTCTtg CAATGAAGCTCCAGAGGCAGCAGCTGCTCAACCCAGCCAGACCCAGACCCAGACCCAGACCGAGTCCGAAGTGCCAACAGAGTGGACCACAGCAGATGAGAG CAATGAAGCTCCAGAGGCAGCAGCTGCTCAACCCAGCCAGACCCAGACCCAGACCCAGACCCAGACCGAGTCCGAAGTGCCAACAGAGAGGACCACAGCAGATGAGAG CACACGTGGAGCCCTCAGTTTAACTTCCACGCAGCGGCCGTTGAGTCAGGAGAGCGCAATCAG TGAGGTGCTATCTTCAGCCAGTGAGCACCCTGTTTGCGTCCCTCCTGCCCCATCTCTGATGGATGAAGCCACCAGCATCCACCCAGACCACCACAGTCGCTCTCCAAAAATTTCACGGACGGTTGTAATTATGGTTCGTCCCGCCACAGCTGAGAACACCGTGACACTGGAGAGTGAGGAGAGTGACACCAG ttcGCAGTCTTGGATGTCAGAGTCTTCACTGGAagtcagtgacagtgacagtgagatGTCTTGGACATCTGAGGACTCCACCTCATCTG ATGACTCCGGGaccacagaggaggaagacaaaaagatgaagaagaagaagaagaagaactgctTCCGGCGCTTCTTCTCCTGGATGAAGAAAaacttttgctgctgctgcaccggTGTCCAAGAAGACGACTAA
- the LOC122998635 gene encoding homeodomain-interacting protein kinase 1-like isoform X4, producing MAERILTTISSITRNKDPFELPGKYKFLRVLGQGGFGLVLKCLKKDTKDIVAVKLPKHDHNDSDIREFSMLQNLMHHNLDKCNIVKFYDWFEVRNGKALVFESLDISLDEYIHYNHPLCLSKIRLITQQLATAFDALKTIRVIHTDVKPDNIMVVNRWTNPIRVKLIDFGLAIPATQTRTGMRLQTVFFRAPEIILGLPFSEAIDMWSLGGVLAAMILGYILFPGKDEYEALRFMTQLLGQPADDLLRKGRKTDFFFNKTDTNGWRLMTPEEYWGKDSQSYVDRRMYKYASLDYLKQIRREDKLDEAVEREKCIELLKGMLKIDEAERITPSEVLTHPFIAQGCNNSCNEAPEAAAAQPSQTQTQTQTESEVPTEWTTADESTRGALSLTSTQRPLSQESAISEVLSSASEHPVCVPPAPSLMDEATSIHPDHHSRSPKISRTVVIMVRPATAENTVTLESEESDTSSQSWMSESSLEVSDSDSEMSWTSEDSTSSDDSGTTEEEDKKMKKKKKKNCFRRFFSWMKKNFCCCCTGVQEDD from the exons atggcagaaagaaTATTGACGACAATCTCATCCATTACCCGTAATAAGGACCCCTTCGAACTCCCCGGAAAATATAAGTTCCTGAGGGTTCTGGGACAAGGCGGCTTTGGACTGGTGCTGAAATGTCTTAAGAAAGACACGAAAGACATTGTGGCTGTTAAGCTCCCCAAACACGACCACAACGATTCTGACATCAGGGAG TTTTCTATGCTGCAGAACCTGATGCACCACAACTTGGACAAATGCAACATTGTCAAGTTTTATGATTGGTTTGAGGTGAGAAATGGAAAGGCGCTGGTCTTCGAGTCGTTGGACATCAGCTTAGACGAGTACATTCACTATAATCACCCATTATGTCTGAGTAAAATCAGACTCATCACCCAACAG TTGGCCACAGCATTCGATGCACTCAAGACAATCAGAGTGATCCATACCGATGTCAAACCAGACAATATTATGGTGGTGAATCGCTGGACAAATCCCATCAGAGTCAAGCTGATAGACTTCGGCTTGGCCATCCCTGCAACTCAAACCAGGACGGGCATGAGATTGCAGACAGTTTTCTTCAG GGCTCCGGAAATCATTTTGGGCCTTCCGTTTTCGGAGGCCATCGATATGTGGTCCCTGGGAGGTGTGCTGGCTGCCATGATCCTGGGCTATATACTGTTTCCTGGAAAAGatgaatatgaagca CTGCGATTCATGACTCAACTCCTGGGTCAGCCGGCGGACGATCTTCTGAGGAAGGGAAggaaaacagacttttttttcaataagACTGACACCAACGGCTGGAGGCTAATG ACACCTGAGGAGTACTGGGGGAAGGATTCTCAGTCTTACGTAGACCGCAGGATGTACAAATATGCCTCTCTGGATTACCTGAAACAG ATTCGTCGGGAGGATAAATTGGATGAAGCTGTGGAACGGGAGAAATGCATTGAGCTTTTGAAGGGCATGCTCAAAATAGATGAGGCTGAGAGGATTACCCCCAGTGAAGTCCTCACGCATCCCTTCATTGCACAGGGCTGCAACAACTCTtg CAATGAAGCTCCAGAGGCAGCAGCTGCTCAACCCAGCCAGACCCAGACCCAGACCCAGACCGAGTCCGAAGTGCCAACAGAGTGGACCACAGCAGATGAGAG CACACGTGGAGCCCTCAGTTTAACTTCCACGCAGCGGCCGTTGAGTCAGGAGAGCGCAATCAG TGAGGTGCTATCTTCAGCCAGTGAGCACCCTGTTTGCGTCCCTCCTGCCCCATCTCTGATGGATGAAGCCACCAGCATCCACCCAGACCACCACAGTCGCTCTCCAAAAATTTCACGGACGGTTGTAATTATGGTTCGTCCCGCCACAGCTGAGAACACCGTGACACTGGAGAGTGAGGAGAGTGACACCAG ttcGCAGTCTTGGATGTCAGAGTCTTCACTGGAagtcagtgacagtgacagtgagatGTCTTGGACATCTGAGGACTCCACCTCATCTG ATGACTCCGGGaccacagaggaggaagacaaaaagatgaagaagaagaagaagaagaactgctTCCGGCGCTTCTTCTCCTGGATGAAGAAAaacttttgctgctgctgcaccggTGTCCAAGAAGACGACTAA
- the LOC122998635 gene encoding homeodomain-interacting protein kinase 1-like isoform X2 produces MAERILTTISSITRNKDPFELPGKYKFLRVLGQGGFGLVLKCLKKDTKDIVAVKLPKHDHNDSDIREFSMLQNLMHHNLDKCNIVKFYDWFEVRNGKALVFESLDISLDEYIHYNHPLCLSKIRLITQQLATAFDALKTIRVIHTDVKPDNIMVVNRWTNPIRVKLIDFGLAIPATQTRTGMRLQTVFFRAPEIILGLPFSEAIDMWSLGGVLAAMILGYILFPGKDEYEALRFMTQLLGQPADDLLRKGRKTDFFFNKTDTNGWRLMTPEEYWGKDSQSYVDRRMYKYASLDYLKQIRREDKLDEAVEREKCIELLKGMLKIDEAERITPSEVLTHPFIAQGCNNSCNEAPEAAAAQPSQTQTQTQTQTESEVPTERTTADESTRGALSLTSTQRPLSQESAISEVLSSASEHPVCVPPAPSLMDEATSIHPDHHSRSPKISRTVVIMVRPATAENTVTLESEESDTSSQSWMSESSLEVSDSDSEMSWTSEDSTSSDDSGTTEEEDKKMKKKKKKNCFRRFFSWMKKNFCCCCTGVQEDD; encoded by the exons atggcagaaagaaTATTGACGACAATCTCATCCATTACCCGTAATAAGGACCCCTTCGAACTCCCCGGAAAATATAAGTTCCTGAGGGTTCTGGGACAAGGCGGCTTTGGACTGGTGCTGAAATGTCTTAAGAAAGACACGAAAGACATTGTGGCTGTTAAGCTCCCCAAACACGACCACAACGATTCTGACATCAGGGAG TTTTCTATGCTGCAGAACCTGATGCACCACAACTTGGACAAATGCAACATTGTCAAGTTTTATGATTGGTTTGAGGTGAGAAATGGAAAGGCGCTGGTCTTCGAGTCGTTGGACATCAGCTTAGACGAGTACATTCACTATAATCACCCATTATGTCTGAGTAAAATCAGACTCATCACCCAACAG TTGGCCACAGCATTCGATGCACTCAAGACAATCAGAGTGATCCATACCGATGTCAAACCAGACAATATTATGGTGGTGAATCGCTGGACAAATCCCATCAGAGTCAAGCTGATAGACTTCGGCTTGGCCATCCCTGCAACTCAAACCAGGACGGGCATGAGATTGCAGACAGTTTTCTTCAG GGCTCCGGAAATCATTTTGGGCCTTCCGTTTTCGGAGGCCATCGATATGTGGTCCCTGGGAGGTGTGCTGGCTGCCATGATCCTGGGCTATATACTGTTTCCTGGAAAAGatgaatatgaagca CTGCGATTCATGACTCAACTCCTGGGTCAGCCGGCGGACGATCTTCTGAGGAAGGGAAggaaaacagacttttttttcaataagACTGACACCAACGGCTGGAGGCTAATG ACACCTGAGGAGTACTGGGGGAAGGATTCTCAGTCTTACGTAGACCGCAGGATGTACAAATATGCCTCTCTGGATTACCTGAAACAG ATTCGTCGGGAGGATAAATTGGATGAAGCTGTGGAACGGGAGAAATGCATTGAGCTTTTGAAGGGCATGCTCAAAATAGATGAGGCTGAGAGGATTACCCCCAGTGAAGTCCTCACGCATCCCTTCATTGCACAGGGCTGCAACAACTCTtg CAATGAAGCTCCAGAGGCAGCAGCTGCTCAACCCAGCCAGACCCAGACCCAGACCCAGACCCAGACCGAGTCCGAAGTGCCAACAGAGAGGACCACAGCAGATGAGAG CACACGTGGAGCCCTCAGTTTAACTTCCACGCAGCGGCCGTTGAGTCAGGAGAGCGCAATCAG TGAGGTGCTATCTTCAGCCAGTGAGCACCCTGTTTGCGTCCCTCCTGCCCCATCTCTGATGGATGAAGCCACCAGCATCCACCCAGACCACCACAGTCGCTCTCCAAAAATTTCACGGACGGTTGTAATTATGGTTCGTCCCGCCACAGCTGAGAACACCGTGACACTGGAGAGTGAGGAGAGTGACACCAG ttcGCAGTCTTGGATGTCAGAGTCTTCACTGGAagtcagtgacagtgacagtgagatGTCTTGGACATCTGAGGACTCCACCTCATCTG ATGACTCCGGGaccacagaggaggaagacaaaaagatgaagaagaagaagaagaagaactgctTCCGGCGCTTCTTCTCCTGGATGAAGAAAaacttttgctgctgctgcaccggTGTCCAAGAAGACGACTAA